From the Helicoverpa zea isolate HzStark_Cry1AcR chromosome 28, ilHelZeax1.1, whole genome shotgun sequence genome, one window contains:
- the LOC124643631 gene encoding fatty acyl-CoA reductase 1-like gives MDAAQEVIFKAVECQKGTKEIIARGDSAVQQFYHGATVFVTGGSGFLGKQLVEKLFRTCKLKRAYVLMRAKKGKSVEERFAEIFKDPLYDSLWEEQPDFIDKIVPIIGELSEKDLAFSKNDWEKLIKEVDVIFHVAATVYFEAPLRSATFTNVRGTRDLLRLAKQCKKLRSFIYVSTAYSHATFSRRDTRVLEQFYPSPVPPDLMIEMAETMDEDRINLIKDGIINDWPNTYAFTKALAEDLVRSHLEELPIFVVRPSIIVCAKKEPYPGWIDISSMFGPSGITLGCMLGVIHALQSVQDIRIDFIPVDYVNNVAIVAAANTNKKHRVYNIASTNRNHITWGGLSYILNNVARRTVISPQAIWYCFAVQSPYKWVFQMVSFFLHTIPANLADAACVLVKKPPRLKKTYATITKMATTVAFYTNNNWIFEDNNTVELFNSLSREDRVIYHCDATDINWTEQIVLWCVGLRKYIVKDGLKDTAWGMKKQFYFRQMAVLSDKKRKGTEKTTEKGNSVLPDVVQPLLTVHRDVLGVNK, from the exons ATGGATGCAGCACAGGAAGTCATCTTCAAAGCTGTAGAATGTCAGAAAGGAACGAAAGAGATCATCGCTCGTGGAGACTCGGCCGTGCAGCAGTTCTACCACGGCGCCACCGTGTTCGTGACAGGCGGCTCCGGCTTCCTCGGCAAGCAGCTCGTAGAGAAACTCTTCAG AACCTGTAAATTGAAGAGAGCATACGTTCTGATGAGGGCAAAAAAGGGCAAATCAGTCGAAGAGCGGTTTGCTGAAATTTTTAAAGACCCT CTATATGACAGTCTTTGGGAAGAACAGCCTGATTTCATTGATAAAATAGTTCCTATTATTGGCGAGCTATCTGAAAAGGACTTGGCATTTAGCAAAAACGACTGGGAGAAGTTAATCAAAGAG GTGGATGTGATATTTCATGTCGCAGCCACGGTGTACTTTGAAGCGCCTCTACGCTCAGCAACCTTCACCAACGTCAGAGGAACCAGGGACCTTCTGCGATTGGCCAAGCAATGCAAGAAGTTGAG GTCTTTTATCTACGTGTCTACAGCATATTCCCATGCTACCTTCAGCAGACGAGATACGCGAGTGCTGGAGCAGTTCTATCCAAGTCCAGTTCCTCCGGACCTCATGATAGAGATGGCGGAAACCATGGATGAAGACAGGATCAACCTCATCAAAGACGG AATAATAAACGACTGGCCGAACACATACGCTTTTACCAAAGCTTTGGCTGAGGACCTGGTACGCAGTCATTTAGAGGAACTTCCCATATTCGTGGTCAGACCATCCATta TTGTTTGCGCTAAAAAAGAACCATATCCCGGCTGGATTGATATCAGTAGCATGTTTGGACCTAGCGGA ATAACTTTAGGCTGCATGCTGGGTGTGATTCATGCCCTCCAATCTGTCCAGGATATTCGGATCGACTTCATCCCTGTAGATTACGTTAATAACGTTGCTATTGTGGCCGCTGCTAATACTAACAAGAAACATAGGGTTTACAACATCGCCAGCACTAATAGAAATCATATAACTTggg GGGGTCTTTCATATATTCTCAACAATGTAGCAAGGAGGACCGTAATTTCGCCCCAAGCCATTTGGTACTGTTTCGCCGTCCAATCTCCGTACAAATGGGTGTTTCAAATGGTCAGTTTCTTTCTTCACACCATACCTGCGAATTTGGCTGATGCCGCTTGTGTCTTGGTGAAGAAACCGCCCag GTTGAAGAAAACGTACgcaacaataacaaaaatggCTACAACAGTTGCGTTTTACACGAACAACAACTGGATATTTGAAGACAACAACACTGTTGAATTGTTCAATAGTTTGTCCAGAGAAGACAGGGTTATATACCACTGTGACGCAACAGACATCAACTGGACCGAACAAATTGTCCTCTGGTGTGTCGGCCTAAGAAAATATATTGTCAAAGACGGCTTGAAAGACACAGCATGGGGGAtgaaaaaacagttttatttcagA CAAATGGCAGTTCTAAGCGACAAAAAGAGAAAGGGCACGGAAAAGACGACGGAAAAAGGCAATTCCGTGCTGCCTGATGTGGTCCAACCCTTATTGACGGTTCATCGTGATGTTCTAGGCGTCAACAAATAA
- the LOC124643632 gene encoding uncharacterized protein LOC124643632, with product MKTVPYFKCSAIDLLVICTKQEYKEATFTWQQFYDDGSYIGTTPEIKATISSFVYTLQNFDNNTFVEALPGNSRSNTLKMNVIPEYKTESKLTFNDLTNIEFDCETYLQQTKYVYVGLINTTENKITTLNTTNINDKLGAEYNGSILCCLHYTVQKISEKIPEINIIRHVQDTTLLLYSTETPEPLSYFNCSSIDRVIVCTKQEYNEATFTWQQFYDDGSYIGTTPEIKATISKFIYTLQNFDNNTFVKTLPGNSRSDTLKMNPVITDDKNISKLTFTDSTNIEFDCEIYLQQTKYVYVGLINTTENKITTLNTTNINDKLGAEYNGSILCCLYYTTQKISEKIPEINVIRHVQDTTLLLYSSQALADSGVTRDLTVLYTSVTAAVLILAVAIIIVVIICCCNKTSSSSEPKPVSKWEPFYVNKLLLLRKECDREIEAERQAQEPVYEEIS from the exons ATGA AAACAGTACCTTATTTCAAATGTTCAGCAATTGATCTACTCGTTATATGCACTAAACAGGAATACAAGGAAGCTACATTCACGTGGCAACAGTTCTATGATGATG GTTCCTACATAGGCACTACACCAGAGATAAAAGCGACGATATCATCATTTGTATATACTTTACAAAACTTCGATAACAACACATTTGTGGAAGCATTGCCAGGCAATTCTAGAAGtaatacattaaaaatgaaTGTTATTC CTGAGTACAAAACTGAGAGCAAACTGACGTTTAATGACTTAACCAATATTGAATTCGATTGTGAAACATATTTACAGCAAACAAAAT ATGTATACGTAGGCCTTATTAACACAACAGAAAACAAGATAACGACACTGAATACAACAAACATTAATGATAAACTTGGTGCAGAATATAACGGTagtattttatgttgtttgcATTACACCGTTCAAAAAATATCGGAAAAAAtacctgaaataaatataatacgacATGTACAGGATACTACACTGTTATTATATTCCACTGAAACACCTG aacctCTATCTTATTTCAATTGTTCATCGATTGATCGAGTCATCGTGTGCACTAAACAGGAATACAACGAAGCCACATTCACGTGGCAACAGTTTTATGATGATG GTTCCTACATAGGCACTACACCAGAGATAAAAGCGACGATATCCAAATTTATATATACTTTACAAAACTTCGATAACAACACATTTGTGAAAACATTGCCAGGCAATTCTAGAAGTGATACATTAAAAATGAATCCTGtcataa CTGATGACAAAAATATTAGCAAACTGACGTTTACAGACTCAACCAATATTGAATTCGAttgtgaaatatatttacagCAAACAAAAT ATGTATACGTAGGCCTTATTAACACAACAGAAAACAAGATAACGACACTGAATACAACAAACATTAATGATAAACTTGGTGCAGAATATAACGGTagtattttatgttgtttgtatTACACCACtcaaaaaatatctgaaaaaatacctgaaataaatgtaatacGACATGTACAGGATACTACACTGTTATTATATTCATCTCAAGCACTTG CTGATTCCGGCGTTACAAGAGATCTTACAGTGTTATATACGTCTGTTACTGCCGCAGTGCTCATTCTTGCAGTCGCAATAATTATTGTAGTTATAATATGTTGTTGTAATAAGACGTCCTCATCATCAGAACCAAAGCCAGTATCAAAG TGGGAACCATTTTATGTGAATAAGCTGTTGCTGTTACGCAAAGAATGTGACAGAGAAATTGAGGCTGAACGACAAGCGCAGGAACCGGTGTATGAAGAGATTTCGTGA
- the LOC124643824 gene encoding uncharacterized protein LOC124643824: MKDKSVKKKLAPEKELGLGEPYWPQGDWVFLRTMFPTTTVKNYRGTTTNPMGRTCDRICNHYYEQYGKICAHRYNTKKWQNEYRNFTNLCDLDHVNCNDTQIKPSWHLLHRGDCEELKEMVLLPRGNPKTILARAKKWAPYTYIPKFQPKRPIKLK, encoded by the exons ATGAAAGATAAATCTGTTAAGAAAAAGTTGGCGccagaaaaagaattaggtctTGGTGAACCCTACTGGCCTCAGGGAGACTGGGTATTCTTGAG GACGATGTTTCCGACCACAACCGTTAAGA ATTATCGCGGAACTACAACCAACCCCATGGGTCGAACATGTGATAGGATTTGCAATCATTATTATGAACA GTACGGGAAAATTTGTGCTCATCGTTACAATACGAAAAAGTGGCAAAATGAATATAGGAATTTTACTAACCTCTGTGACTTAGATCACGTGAACTGTAACGACACACAAATCA agccga GTTGGCATCTGCTACACAGAGGTGACTGCGAAGAATTGAAAGAGATGGTGTTGCTTCCACGAGGGAACCCTAAGACTATATTGGCCAGAGCCAAAAAATGGGCCCCTTACACATACATACCAAAATTCCAACCAAAGAGAccgattaaattaaaatag